The following proteins are encoded in a genomic region of Methylibium petroleiphilum PM1:
- the xth gene encoding exodeoxyribonuclease III, producing MRLATWNVNSLAVRLPQVLDWLTANPVDALVLQETKLTDDKFPRAEIEAAGYAVQWFGQKTYNGVALLSREPAHDVTKNIFGFADEQARVIAGTVDGVRVIGAYFPNGQAPDSEKFTYKMAWLQALRDWVRSELAAHPRLVLMGDFNIAPEDRDVHDPVLWAGQIHCTPQEREHFRELIALGLVDAFRLFEQPPKSWSWWDYRNLAFRKNQGLRIDHILVSEALRPAVSACMIDKLPRKNERPSDHAPVVVELSTA from the coding sequence ATGAGACTTGCCACCTGGAACGTCAACTCGCTCGCCGTGCGCCTGCCTCAGGTGCTGGACTGGTTGACCGCGAACCCGGTCGACGCGCTGGTGCTGCAGGAAACCAAGCTCACCGACGACAAGTTCCCGCGCGCCGAAATCGAGGCCGCCGGTTACGCGGTGCAGTGGTTCGGGCAGAAGACCTACAACGGCGTGGCGCTGCTGTCGCGCGAGCCGGCGCATGACGTGACGAAGAACATCTTCGGCTTCGCCGACGAGCAGGCCCGCGTGATCGCCGGCACGGTGGACGGCGTGCGCGTGATCGGCGCCTACTTCCCGAACGGCCAGGCGCCGGACAGCGAGAAGTTCACCTACAAGATGGCCTGGCTGCAGGCGCTGCGCGACTGGGTGCGCAGCGAGCTGGCCGCGCACCCGCGGCTGGTGCTGATGGGCGACTTCAACATCGCGCCGGAAGACCGTGATGTGCACGACCCGGTGCTGTGGGCCGGGCAGATCCATTGCACACCGCAGGAGCGTGAGCACTTCCGCGAGTTGATCGCGCTCGGCCTGGTCGATGCCTTCCGACTGTTCGAGCAGCCGCCCAAGAGCTGGAGCTGGTGGGACTACCGCAACCTGGCGTTCCGCAAGAACCAGGGTCTGCGCATCGACCACATCCTGGTCAGCGAGGCGCTCCGACCCGCGGTGAGCGCCTGCATGATCGACAAGCTGCCCCGCAAGAACGAGCGTCCGAGCGACCACGCGCCGGTGGTCGTGGAGTTGTCGACCGCGTAG